The genome window ACCTGTTTTGGTGGGGGAGAGGGGGGGGGCGTAGTACTGTTGTTCGGCAGTCGTagatagtataaataatataagtcggtataaaaagtagcctataccCTTCCTTATACTCATTAAGCATTTGGAAATTATGATGTtcagattattaaatacaaataaaattagtactgaggcatatatatttattttagtattcctTATCTAATTCTTCATTTTAGATTTAACACGCAGAGATATATTACGTACTTACAAATATAGTTTCGTGTTTACCATCAACGTATGAATCTTCTGAATATTTGttccatattttaatttctatggaTTATGCAATCACATAATCTACCTACAAACAGCAACACTCAAATCTGGTGTTTTCCGGTATAAAGGATCAGTACGCCAgtttaaatacaacaacaacGTATATAgcattgatatttcttacagcgccattgtgtgACCCCTTTGCAAgtttttctgatattttttaaataataataaaaagaataccACTTGCATAGGGCAATTATTTACGGATATtccaatttcatttaaattatactttcgacctattaacataatatgacaaaatgtatggaaatataaatgataaaattctgAGATACTTTTAGTTCAATAAATTCAtagctagcattcttgccacgcggttaatatatacagtaactattttaattcatatttgtatatatttaatcacttaatgttatcaattctcatgttaataaatttaaatattattaagctgTTTTATGAATTGCATTTGCTTTGttctaattagaaaaaaaaaatgatttagtgTGACATAtgtcaaaattgaaaataaccttttcaataataataaacttatataaaaggcatatattgttgttataattcatatatttcgtgttaaaatattatagaaatttattgaaattgttaatacatatttaataatttattatgaatatcgCTCGCAAGGTCTCTTCAATAATACCGTATCACAATGCGCGGAAAAATGTGTACCGAAAATTTCGTTTTTCTGCTTCAAATTTCGACTCCTCGGCTCAATCACAACCGCAAGTTAGGGAAGAGAAGTATGATTTCgaagatttaaaagttttagaGCGCGTTGAGCGCCGAAAAGCCCAAATTTCGCCATTTATGAAAGATGTTTTCATGTCGATTTTCAATAGAGATTTACTCGCATATCCcgaaattttaaacaaagaagAATCTGCGGCTTTAGACAACAGAGTTGCGGCTTTAGAAAGCGTGTTTTCTGAtcctaaaaaaacaaaagacgatCGTAGAAATGCGTTAATACAAACAGGGATGTACGGCGCCCCGGCAAGCCTTACAAATGGTGGCCTGGCGATGAATTACACAGAAAGTTTGCGGTATTTAGATGTGATATCAACAGATCTAGAACTAGGACTAGAGTTAAGTGACCATTGGGTTTCTTTAAATGTTCTTAAATTGGGTTTAAATGCAGATGTTTATCAGAAGTTAGTTAATGACCTAACATCTGGGGAAGAAACTATTAGTATATGTATAAGAGAGAAAATTCCGGAAAGGTTGATGCAAGCTGATTTCAGAACTACAGCCGAAATGGATGGGAAGGGTCTGTGTTGTattcttttattactttatttctaGTTAGAGTTTGCTCAACGTTTGAACTTTGAACATGATCAATGACCTAATatcaaatcataaatatttaagtattaaagatttaatgttTTGAACATACTATTACTTAATAACAACTGTTTTGTCTTagcctataaatatatagactaATAACCAGGCCTGGTGTTTGAAATAGTTTTCATAACTTTGGAAGTATAATTATCGAATCAGGTGTATCTTGGTcacatatactatataataaagcatttttgaatcattaatatttcacaTACCATTGTTTCGAAAAGCAGCCACCATTGAGAAGAAACTGTGAGAATCTTTAATAGTTCTTTTTAGATAAGCAGATTTACAATTATGTTGTTATTCACAATAATTGTTTAATCAGTCCTCGTATTCGATCCTAAATCTAGATATCTTTATCCAAGTAGTTAATTGAAATAGTGTATGAGATCTAAAGGTATATTCATCAAAGTGCTTGTATCGTATAATACGACATATCTAGTAACAAATCACATGGAATTTGTCGATCTTAGATTTGTCTGTTTGCAAGTGAACTAAGAAATACATAGATAGTCCTTGTACATGAGTGGAAGATGATATGTAATACTTTGTaacaatgtaattttatgtCGTAAAACCTGTATTtaagacattaaattatttttttacaaacgttACATATTACCTTCTTTATATAAGACAACTATTTATAGTTtgctttgttatttatttctatattttgattattgttCTATCAACTATAATAATCAATCTCTATGCTGTCTTATTCGTACAACTAAAAGCaattgtttttacatttaaaataatttggtagAACAGTAAACAGACCAcatgatggtaagaggtcaccaccaCATATGTTGACTTTTAggtaggatatataaaaaaaaaattgttgtttactgacatactctgtaattaaaatgatgaaaaagtGTAATGACTGggttctactcggtagaatTTATTTCCGAACCAGTTATGGCttccaatttaattaaatactgtaacatgacgattcaaatgccTTTGCAACGGATATTGATgccgtttttttaaatagatagattctAAAGATTGCGTCCCTAGCAGCCTGCCTGGCCCCCTAACAACAATGCTAATCCGAACGCTAAAAAACTGGCACAAAATGGCACAAAATTCATATTTACTCAGAAGCACTTTTTAACTAGCCCAAGTGCACAAGCGTGTgcgtaaatacaaatacattcaAAATTCCTTCATTCTCGTCTATTGAAACAGCAGTTCGGCCATGACTCGAACAATACTGATGTCTAATGATGTTACAAACTTTCCTTTGCAGGTGTATGGCATTTAAATGGTGAAAAGATATGCACGAATTCGACCGGTTACTTACTCGTCCTGTGTCTCGTGGAGGAGACAAGGTTCAAGGCATTCCTTGTTCATCCGAGAGCGAATGGAATTAGCAGCAACAAGAACTTTGTCACATTCAGACAGACACCTGGTAAGTAATACTATTTTGTGTTTAGACATTACAGTAGAATATGTTATCAGGACTAATTGGGACCGAGACTTGTTCGGATGATCAAAATGTTTGAGACACCATCGTACAAAAACAACGTCCTTTCACCCAAAAATAGTACATTAATGTTTGGGTACTTTAATTGTaatacttttgtaaaaaaagtcaagtgcaatttttttataaaattatcaaatcctGATTGAAGAACGACTGCAACGCGCTTTCGAGCGGCGAAGTTGCGTGaatcatttatatcatatttatttatttttatgtcagttcactacaggcacaagggatgtaacatcttagttcccaaggttggtggcgcattggtgatgtaaggaatttctTAAAGCAACAAGACagcggtgactacttaccatcaggtggtctatttgctcgtcggccaaccaatataattaaaataataatattttggtaaacAGTATATAACAGAAAAAGGGTGGGCAAAGTCATCTGGATGGTATAACAGCTTTCCCTTACGTGACAATTTTTTGCCAGTTTACAGATACAATACACAGTCTGAAGTATTtcgataatgtttaaaaatatatattaatttttcagcCACCCCCTTAGACGAGATCACAGAGGAAGCGTTGTCACAAACACTTGCAGCATCCCGTCTCTACACGGCCACACTGTGTAGGAACAGTCTCATGAAATCCTTGCACACTTGCTTGGAGTATATAAAACCAAGGTACTTTTCAGGTAACcaccgttttaaatataaattaactaatattaatgtACTTGTAGTGTAGTGTACCTACCACAGGTAGGTctgagtaccacccactcatatattctacagcgatacttagtatttttctgTTCCGGGTTAtttgagccggtgtaactacaggcacaagggatttagttaacaaggttggtggcgaaaagatgtaaggaatgattaaaatttcttacagcgaccatgtctatgggcggtggtgaccacttaagaTCAGGTGGCTAAGTTACACGTTCGCCTacctattttgaaataaattgaccACTTTGTGCCTGATGGTATACGGactctatgatatttattatggatgaAAAGGCTGTAGATCCTAGGTCTATGAATCAAATGCCCGAAGATAGAATAACTGCGCACGTGCCTCGGAGGGCACGTAAAGCCGATGGTTCCGCACCAGAACCTTGATCGTATCGTGCAGAGACtaactaaaattatacttaataaatgttttcaggTAAACCGCTCACCGAAGTTCCGACGATCCGCGCCATCATAGGCGACACTCTGCTCAAGCAGTACGCCAGCGAGAGCGCCGAGTACTTCACCGCCGGCATACTCGACGGCTACCTGCAGCCCGACGCCGAACTCGAGATGGCAATGTGCAGGTTCGAATCGGAATATTCTATTTGCTAACGAACAGAATACAAgatgaaataagaaattattactttattaaacataaatgattaCTAATGGTAACGCAATGCTATGGTGAACGTACTGTGGTTTTTTtaatgggtattccggtgtactagggcGCAGTCCTGGGCACCGGTGAGTCGCCTATaacacccccccccccacttcacgtgggggaaacgcgtagtgcgtttttccagcgagaacaAAAAAGAAAAGGTGGAagtgtaagtggtcaccaccgccaccGGAACTTCGTCAAAGTACATCGAAAATGTCAGTTCTCGAAGGAGCGTTAGCAAAAGAGTTCCGAGTAATAACTATTCGACTTGTGCAAAGTTGTGTaagtgtttgtatgtatgtttgacTGCTGGGTATTGTCACGTGATCGACTATTCAAAATGTTTACCTCTAAGAGTAAAAGTAACGTAACAAGCCTCTAAATGTCCCACTGGTGAGTTAAGGCCTCATATCCCGTTAAAGACAAGTCTTGGAGTTTACTCAACGACGCTTCAATGGCGGTGGATAACTCTCTGTCCGCTTTTGATTAATGTTATcactaaaaataatcttacctTTAAATAGTGTGGTTACAAATCGCCAACAAAATCCAAActtcaacaaaaaaaacttcGACGAGAGTTTGATGACGTCACCGCGCCTCTCAGATACAAAACGACGTATCGATCGCACACAGACTATACGCGTGTGACAGAAGACGACGTGGAAGAATATGGCTCCATACACACAATATTCAAGGAAGCCCAACCAGACCAGCAGGCGTTcttttaaattccgaaccgtCAGTGAAGCTATGTTTAATTTCTAAGatctttcatttgtttttctagAAACTTCATCGCAAATCACGCTCAGAACCAGCTGCTGCAACTCCTCGCGATACCGGGAATGGAGATGCAGGATCGATGTCTGGAGCTGATGGAAGAGATGAGGCTCCTGACGTTGAGGGGCGAGAACACGGACAACATTAATATGTACATAGGTAAGGCTTTGattgtatgtatagatatattgtCAAAGCGTCGAATAGAGGCCAACACGCACACAAGTAAAGTAGTTTGaaagtatgacgtttggcgagtgttaAGAGCTGttcacaaggaacataacaacagctcaaaatcaaaatatactttattcaagtaggcttttacaagaacttttgaatcgtcatttaacaaactatttaaagtgaagCTAAGCGGTTTGGAATGTACCtctcttacagtgccattgtctatgggcaatggtgaccatcatttgctcgtccgcttatatatatcataaaaaaaatactttattgccaATGTCAGGATTATAAATGGTCTATGGtaaacgattatttaaaaattcgatCAAATTACAAGTCCTtcatttaacgattttttttatgtaataggtaggcggacgggcaaatcggccacttgatggtaagtggtcaccgtcgcccatagacattgacggtgttagaaatattaaccattccttacaccaccaatgcgccaccaatcttaagagttaagatgttatgccccttgtgctcACTGACTATTCAAACCataacacaagaatactaagtatttctctaaaatatctgatgagtgggtggacaAAGCCCTTACACCAAGTACTGTTCAATTAGTCGTGTGTTAAAACCTAAAAGtctaaatcaaaatgtatttcaaatcgaatccaaaaaatattaattagtgatAAATTCACAATAGTAATTAACATCGATTCgttaatattatacacaaacataaaaatcaCTGAATCTACAactaaaagaataaatataatgtcggAAATTATTGATTCGTCG of Vanessa atalanta chromosome 28, ilVanAtal1.2, whole genome shotgun sequence contains these proteins:
- the LOC125074685 gene encoding complex I assembly factor ACAD9, mitochondrial; its protein translation is MNIARKVSSIIPYHNARKNVYRKFRFSASNFDSSAQSQPQVREEKYDFEDLKVLERVERRKAQISPFMKDVFMSIFNRDLLAYPEILNKEESAALDNRVAALESVFSDPKKTKDDRRNALIQTGMYGAPASLTNGGLAMNYTESLRYLDVISTDLELGLELSDHWVSLNVLKLGLNADVYQKLVNDLTSGEETISICIREKIPERLMQADFRTTAEMDGKGVWHLNGEKICTNSTGYLLVLCLVEETRFKAFLVHPRANGISSNKNFVTFRQTPATPLDEITEEALSQTLAASRLYTATLCRNSLMKSLHTCLEYIKPRYFSGKPLTEVPTIRAIIGDTLLKQYASESAEYFTAGILDGYLQPDAELEMAMCRNFIANHAQNQLLQLLAIPGMEMQDRCLELMEEMRLLTLRGENTDNINMYIALNGIHHAGKSMATEIKQMRNPMFNPSFIFKKILTDRHQERDNPKLDLYLSEHLHPTLKQSAEKLEYCVLRMRFTCETLMSRHGQEIGNAFTELTRLAEAATEILAMTAVLARASRAYCIGLRNSELEMKLSSCFVEKSKERVQKLLLEVNDGEYLNMDHFRIQFGKKVLDNKDVIVEKPTARVFW